A section of the Methanosarcina mazei S-6 genome encodes:
- a CDS encoding ABC transporter ATP-binding protein yields the protein MSLLTISSLYVDFPTDDGLVRAVNGVDLSIAEDEVLGLIGESGCGKSVLGLSIIRLLQEDVIFKGDILYRGENLYLIEKEDMRKLRGKEIGMIPQNPGSSLNPVLTVGSQIAEPLMLHKHVKGSLAVKMAEKLLERVRIGDPQKRVKDYPHQYSGGMKERAVIAMGIASEPRFIIADEPTKGLDVTVKRNIVKLLKEISEKKTMLIITHDLGVAEKVCDRIAVMYAGELVEVSPAALMFEKQLHPYTGGFFNSLPSRGLKPIKGSSPSLIDPPQGCRFHPRCNYCSDRCRTEHPPMIEKNGRLVRCFLYA from the coding sequence TTGAGTTTACTTACTATTTCCAGTTTGTACGTTGATTTTCCTACTGACGATGGGCTGGTCAGAGCGGTAAATGGGGTAGATCTCTCTATTGCTGAAGATGAAGTTCTTGGGCTTATCGGAGAATCCGGCTGCGGAAAAAGCGTTCTTGGGCTTTCTATCATCAGGCTGCTGCAAGAAGATGTGATTTTCAAAGGGGATATACTCTACCGCGGAGAAAATCTGTATCTGATTGAAAAAGAAGATATGAGGAAACTCAGGGGTAAAGAAATTGGCATGATACCACAGAACCCCGGAAGTTCCCTTAATCCTGTTTTGACGGTAGGCTCTCAGATAGCTGAACCATTAATGCTTCATAAACACGTAAAAGGCAGCCTGGCTGTCAAAATGGCAGAAAAGCTCCTTGAAAGAGTGAGGATCGGTGATCCCCAAAAAAGGGTAAAGGATTATCCTCACCAGTACAGCGGGGGGATGAAAGAGAGGGCAGTAATAGCAATGGGAATTGCCAGTGAGCCCCGCTTTATTATCGCTGATGAGCCCACTAAGGGACTCGATGTAACCGTAAAAAGAAACATAGTAAAGCTTCTGAAAGAGATCTCTGAAAAAAAGACTATGCTGATTATCACTCATGACCTTGGAGTTGCAGAGAAAGTATGCGACAGGATTGCTGTAATGTATGCCGGGGAACTGGTGGAGGTCTCTCCTGCAGCATTGATGTTTGAAAAACAACTGCATCCCTATACAGGTGGGTTTTTTAACTCACTTCCTTCCAGGGGGCTTAAGCCTATAAAAGGCAGCAGCCCTTCTTTGATCGATCCCCCGCAGGGGTGCAGGTTCCACCCACGCTGTAATTATTGCAGTGACAGGTGCAGAACCGAACACCCCCCCATGATCGAAAAAAACGGCAGGCTTGTGAGGTGTTTCCTTTATGCTTGA
- a CDS encoding ABC transporter ATP-binding protein codes for MLEVSGLKKTFTSGIISRTRIKALDGVSLYIKKGETLGVVGESGSGKSTLGQCILRLIEPAEGKIIFNGTDLTALDNKALNSIRPSMQMIFQDPDSSLDPRMTIGQSIAEPLKLKGNGEEMVKNRINELIRKVGLGPEHVSRFPHQLSGGQNQRVVIARVLALEPVFIVADEPTASLDVSVQAQILNLLKDLKEEYALTMLFISHDLELMKHMCDRVAVMYRGKIVETGKIDDIFQSPLHPYTELLLVGDTDVEVDNSGCGKAVETACSYYQECPSRSKICLTEKPELKELTNNHLVACHHALKKRVPESYRDECEDKTDAVIIQPPV; via the coding sequence ATGCTTGAGGTTTCTGGCCTTAAGAAAACATTTACTTCAGGAATCATCTCCAGGACCAGAATCAAAGCTCTTGACGGTGTATCCCTTTACATAAAAAAAGGAGAAACCCTCGGAGTGGTGGGGGAAAGCGGGAGCGGAAAGTCCACTCTCGGACAGTGCATCCTGAGGCTGATCGAACCAGCGGAAGGAAAAATCATTTTCAACGGAACAGACCTGACAGCACTTGACAATAAAGCCCTGAACAGCATCCGCCCCAGTATGCAGATGATATTCCAGGACCCCGACTCCTCCCTTGACCCCAGGATGACCATAGGGCAGAGTATAGCCGAACCTCTTAAACTTAAAGGAAACGGCGAGGAAATGGTCAAAAACAGGATCAATGAGCTTATCAGGAAGGTCGGGCTGGGGCCGGAACATGTCAGCCGCTTTCCTCACCAGCTCAGCGGGGGGCAAAACCAGAGGGTGGTTATCGCAAGAGTGCTTGCCCTTGAACCTGTTTTTATTGTTGCCGATGAGCCGACAGCATCCCTTGACGTCTCAGTGCAGGCGCAGATTTTGAACCTTTTGAAGGACCTGAAGGAAGAATACGCGCTTACCATGCTCTTCATATCGCACGACCTTGAGCTGATGAAACACATGTGCGACAGGGTAGCTGTGATGTACCGCGGAAAGATCGTGGAAACCGGAAAAATAGATGATATTTTTCAGTCTCCTCTTCACCCCTACACAGAGCTGCTGTTAGTAGGAGATACTGATGTCGAGGTTGACAACAGTGGATGCGGGAAAGCTGTGGAGACTGCATGTTCTTACTATCAGGAATGTCCCTCAAGATCAAAGATATGCCTTACGGAAAAACCAGAGTTGAAAGAATTAACAAACAACCACCTGGTGGCATGTCATCATGCACTTAAAAAACGTGTTCCTGAATCTTATCGGGATGAATGTGAAGACAAAACGGATGCTGTCATTATTCAGCCTCCTGTATGA
- a CDS encoding ABC transporter substrate-binding protein, which produces MVMLLVMATVLGSLCIDQDSEEKTASANQTKPSGQESTLRYAATFGPEGTLDPAVKWTGWYLREAGVYETLFSYDENMNLQPELATKYEQVSDTEWRIFIREGVKFHDGTPLNADAVIYSLNRVLDDNNTRKGEYDFIESISKYSDSAVTIKTNSTYAPTIASLTDPVTSIVSPGTDLNIAPVGTGPFKFESYTQDVSLSLKKNDNYWNGTAGVDRAIIYFVTDEMTRLFKLESNEVDIADGLPQSEIAGLHNNPEYKIYSTPTLRTYFLYVNMNKEPLNDVKFRQALNYAIDRQQIVDTALEGVGGTPAKSFFGSMMSWSINDRIDMVSRDEQKVRSLLNEAGLEDINGDGWLEYDRKPFELNIKTYTGRPQLKPAAEVIEAQFESVGIKTSVTILDKGALETDLNNKDYDLSLYAWTVAPTGDPDYFVSKHFESTGAEAQKLSYSNPEVDEWIEAGRLTMNQTERKEYYDKVQEQVLDECPEIFVFYQNSLVGTNKKVAGFKQYPNEITFLTKDISIEE; this is translated from the coding sequence ATGGTCATGCTTTTAGTCATGGCTACAGTCCTTGGGTCGCTGTGTATCGACCAGGATAGTGAAGAAAAAACCGCATCTGCAAACCAGACAAAACCATCAGGCCAGGAGAGCACCCTCAGGTATGCAGCTACTTTCGGTCCTGAAGGCACTCTTGACCCTGCAGTTAAATGGACTGGCTGGTATCTGCGAGAAGCCGGAGTATATGAAACCCTTTTCAGTTATGATGAAAACATGAACCTCCAGCCTGAACTAGCTACAAAATACGAACAGGTCTCGGATACCGAATGGAGGATTTTCATAAGGGAAGGGGTAAAGTTCCATGACGGCACGCCCCTGAACGCAGACGCTGTTATATATTCACTTAACAGGGTTCTTGATGATAATAATACAAGAAAAGGAGAATACGACTTTATTGAGTCCATAAGCAAATACTCTGACAGCGCAGTCACAATAAAAACAAATTCTACATATGCACCCACCATAGCAAGCCTCACAGACCCCGTAACTTCCATAGTCAGCCCGGGTACAGATCTGAATATCGCACCAGTCGGGACCGGTCCTTTTAAATTTGAAAGTTATACCCAGGACGTGAGCCTATCCCTGAAAAAGAACGACAACTACTGGAATGGTACAGCCGGGGTGGACAGGGCCATTATCTATTTTGTCACCGATGAAATGACCAGGCTCTTCAAGCTGGAAAGCAATGAAGTGGACATTGCTGACGGTCTCCCCCAGTCCGAAATTGCCGGCCTCCACAATAACCCTGAATATAAAATATACTCCACCCCTACCTTAAGAACCTACTTCCTGTATGTAAATATGAATAAAGAGCCTCTGAATGATGTAAAATTCAGGCAGGCACTGAACTATGCCATTGACCGCCAGCAAATTGTGGACACTGCCCTTGAAGGTGTTGGCGGGACTCCTGCAAAGAGCTTTTTCGGGTCCATGATGAGCTGGTCCATAAACGACAGGATAGACATGGTTTCAAGGGACGAACAGAAAGTCAGAAGTCTTCTGAACGAAGCCGGCCTGGAGGACATTAATGGGGACGGCTGGCTGGAATATGATAGAAAGCCTTTCGAACTGAACATAAAGACCTACACTGGCCGGCCTCAGCTTAAACCCGCTGCCGAGGTGATTGAAGCCCAGTTTGAGTCTGTCGGGATAAAGACCAGCGTCACCATCCTTGATAAAGGGGCACTGGAAACGGACCTGAATAACAAAGACTACGACCTTTCCCTCTATGCATGGACAGTAGCTCCTACGGGGGACCCTGACTACTTTGTTTCAAAGCATTTTGAGTCTACAGGAGCTGAAGCACAGAAATTGAGCTACTCAAACCCGGAGGTAGACGAATGGATAGAAGCCGGCCGGCTGACCATGAACCAGACAGAAAGAAAGGAGTATTACGACAAAGTTCAGGAACAGGTACTGGACGAATGCCCTGAGATATTCGTATTCTACCAGAACTCCCTTGTTGGAACAAATAAGAAAGTGGCAGGGTTCAAACAGTACCCCAATGAGATAACTTTCCTGACCAAGGACATATCCATAGAAGAATAA
- a CDS encoding MFS transporter, with protein sequence MKKHESLNSRQLNSRFLQTMTINAANGYVSKINGFSRNASLFLAYIFMLSLSLGIYEVIFNLYILRLGFKEDFLGLMLSLVSISTGLFAIPAATFCDRAGRKNTLLLSCLMLLFSFAVLYTTRSMFLLAFFSILYGASSSLKIVTASTFMVENSTSYERMHLFSMYYLLYTIGVMLGNLAGGTLPQVFINSLDLDPSGPKAYQLSLYASLAAVLFSLFPLVFIKNKKTGLAEKPALFSTLFSVLRSGTIRKLIVVNGLIGMGWGLILPYFNVYFDVVLGAGSEQIGVIFSISQLVMMFTLLCVPLLTEGFGKVKVISLVQLASIPFLLLFTSTSILAVAAFGYIMRTSIMNMANPIMSSFNMEIVSEDNRATVNSLVWMSCYTFVGLSTYAGGLMMARGYYTLPFFLTCGIYGVAAVLYYVFFDKMEKQQKVSGAAL encoded by the coding sequence ATGAAAAAGCATGAATCATTAAATAGCAGACAACTTAACAGCAGGTTTCTCCAGACCATGACCATAAATGCTGCAAACGGGTATGTATCAAAGATAAACGGCTTCAGCAGGAACGCATCCCTGTTCCTGGCATACATTTTCATGCTCTCTTTAAGCCTGGGGATCTATGAAGTAATCTTCAATCTGTATATCCTCAGGCTCGGGTTTAAGGAAGACTTCCTTGGACTTATGCTCTCACTCGTTTCCATATCCACCGGACTCTTTGCAATTCCGGCAGCCACTTTCTGTGACAGGGCGGGCAGAAAAAATACCCTGCTGCTGTCATGCCTAATGCTCCTGTTTTCGTTTGCAGTTCTGTACACCACAAGATCAATGTTCCTTCTGGCTTTTTTCAGCATTCTCTATGGGGCATCCTCGTCACTAAAAATCGTTACAGCATCAACGTTCATGGTTGAGAACTCCACAAGCTATGAAAGGATGCATCTGTTTTCGATGTACTACCTTCTGTACACCATAGGAGTTATGCTGGGAAACCTTGCGGGAGGGACTTTACCTCAGGTCTTTATTAACTCCCTTGACCTCGACCCTTCAGGCCCGAAGGCTTACCAGCTTTCTTTATATGCGTCTTTAGCTGCAGTCCTGTTTTCCCTGTTCCCCCTGGTATTTATCAAAAATAAAAAGACCGGGCTTGCAGAGAAACCAGCTCTATTTTCTACTCTTTTTTCAGTTTTAAGGTCAGGAACGATCCGAAAATTGATTGTGGTAAACGGGCTCATAGGCATGGGCTGGGGGCTGATCCTGCCTTATTTCAATGTTTACTTCGATGTTGTCCTCGGAGCCGGTTCTGAGCAAATAGGGGTTATCTTTTCCATTTCCCAGCTTGTAATGATGTTCACTCTGCTATGCGTCCCCTTACTTACTGAAGGGTTCGGAAAGGTGAAGGTTATATCCCTGGTCCAGCTTGCTTCAATTCCTTTCCTTCTGCTCTTCACCTCCACGTCCATACTTGCAGTAGCTGCATTCGGATACATCATGAGGACATCTATAATGAATATGGCAAACCCGATAATGAGCAGTTTCAATATGGAGATTGTCAGCGAAGACAATAGAGCGACAGTAAACAGCCTGGTCTGGATGAGCTGCTATACATTTGTGGGCCTGAGCACCTATGCCGGCGGTCTGATGATGGCTCGCGGTTATTATACCCTTCCGTTCTTTCTGACATGCGGCATTTATGGAGTGGCCGCAGTGCTTTATTATGTCTTCTTTGACAAAATGGAAAAACAGCAGAAGGTTTCAGGTGCTGCTTTATGA
- the nikB gene encoding nickel ABC transporter permease: MIEFIARRLLLLVPVLLLVSVISFSIIYISPGDTAENSIMNPGGGVDRKAVEEFRAKTGLDEPVHIQYINWMGRVLRGDLGESYMTGVGVSEAIFRCFKVTLKLAVVSMLVSLVIALPLGIISALKKGTVIDDVCRFFALAGVSMPNFWQAYLLIIVFALTLKVLPSSGYGDGGITYLFLPAVTLGTGYAAVTMRLMRSSMIDVLQQDYVRAARAKGVPEHMVIFRHALKNSLIPVVTVAGLNFGYLLNGSVIVETIFSWPGIGNLIVSSILSKDYPMIQGCVLFIAVIFVLVNFAVDISYAYLNPRIRYENKN; this comes from the coding sequence GTGATAGAGTTCATAGCTCGAAGGCTTTTACTCCTTGTCCCTGTCCTTTTACTGGTATCTGTGATCAGTTTTTCTATAATCTATATCTCTCCCGGAGATACTGCAGAAAACTCCATAATGAACCCGGGGGGAGGAGTTGACCGGAAAGCCGTGGAGGAGTTCAGGGCTAAAACAGGGCTTGATGAGCCTGTACATATCCAGTATATTAACTGGATGGGCAGAGTTCTCCGCGGAGACCTGGGAGAGTCGTACATGACAGGTGTAGGAGTATCTGAGGCTATTTTCAGGTGCTTCAAAGTCACCCTTAAGCTTGCAGTGGTCAGTATGCTGGTCTCCCTTGTGATTGCACTACCTCTTGGAATCATCTCTGCCCTGAAAAAAGGAACCGTTATTGATGATGTCTGCAGGTTTTTTGCGCTTGCAGGCGTTTCCATGCCCAATTTCTGGCAGGCTTACCTCCTGATAATAGTTTTCGCACTTACACTGAAGGTTCTGCCTTCGTCAGGATACGGAGACGGAGGAATTACTTATCTCTTCCTGCCTGCTGTTACCCTCGGGACGGGTTATGCAGCTGTAACCATGAGACTGATGAGATCAAGCATGATCGATGTGCTTCAGCAGGACTACGTCCGGGCAGCCAGAGCAAAAGGAGTTCCTGAGCATATGGTTATTTTCAGGCACGCTTTGAAGAACTCCCTCATTCCCGTGGTAACGGTTGCAGGCTTGAATTTCGGGTACCTGCTGAACGGTTCTGTCATAGTTGAGACAATCTTCTCGTGGCCAGGGATAGGAAATCTCATAGTTTCATCCATACTCAGCAAGGATTACCCGATGATACAGGGCTGTGTGCTCTTCATTGCTGTGATATTTGTGCTGGTCAATTTTGCAGTGGACATATCCTATGCTTACCTCAACCCGAGGATCAGATATGAAAACAAAAATTAA
- the nikC gene encoding nickel transporter permease, which translates to MKTKINKKNPGFFLSAGILVFFILAAIFAGYIAPHDPEKANLELRLKEPCREFPLGTDHMGRCILSRIIFGARISLSVGLLVVSSSLALGLAVGSLSGYYGGWADEAVMRIVDAFLAFPSLLLALGIAGLFGAGFKNLVIALIVVDWAGYARLARSSVISVKEQDYIKASKGLGVGDMHVIVHHVIPNIISPLIVMATIGMGYVILSAAGLSFLGFGVQPPTPEWGSMLNEGKTYIRSAPYIMVFPGIAIMLVVLAFNYLGDELRDLIDPRTRKDIE; encoded by the coding sequence ATGAAAACAAAAATTAATAAGAAAAATCCTGGATTCTTCCTCAGTGCAGGGATCCTTGTTTTTTTCATACTTGCAGCGATTTTTGCAGGGTATATAGCGCCTCATGACCCCGAAAAAGCCAATCTTGAACTTCGGCTTAAAGAGCCCTGCAGGGAGTTCCCTCTGGGCACAGACCATATGGGACGCTGTATATTGAGCCGCATCATTTTCGGCGCAAGAATATCCCTGTCTGTTGGGCTTCTGGTAGTAAGCTCTTCCCTGGCACTTGGCCTTGCCGTAGGGAGTCTATCCGGATATTATGGAGGGTGGGCGGATGAAGCAGTTATGCGGATAGTTGATGCTTTTCTGGCGTTTCCAAGCCTTCTGCTCGCTCTCGGCATAGCAGGGCTTTTCGGGGCAGGGTTCAAGAATCTGGTTATAGCCCTTATTGTTGTGGACTGGGCTGGATATGCCCGCCTGGCAAGAAGCTCAGTGATATCAGTAAAAGAGCAGGATTACATCAAAGCTTCAAAAGGGCTTGGGGTGGGGGATATGCATGTGATTGTGCACCACGTAATCCCAAATATAATATCTCCGCTGATAGTAATGGCAACCATAGGAATGGGATATGTTATACTGTCTGCAGCAGGCCTCAGCTTCCTGGGCTTTGGGGTACAGCCTCCAACCCCGGAATGGGGGTCCATGCTCAATGAAGGTAAGACATACATCCGGTCTGCCCCCTACATTATGGTTTTTCCCGGAATTGCCATCATGCTTGTGGTCCTGGCTTTCAACTACCTTGGAGATGAATTAAGAGACCTTATTGACCCGAGGACGCGGAAAGACATCGAATGA